One part of the Luteibacter yeojuensis genome encodes these proteins:
- a CDS encoding IMPACT family protein: MSTPLDTLAAPWRHEEEIKKSRFVAQASPVDTPAAALAWLETAGDPAATHNCWAYRIGDAYRFNDDGEPGGTAGRPILAAIDGQGCDRVAVLVTRWYGGIKLGVGGLARAYGGSAAECLRLAPRTPIVATGRLALRCEFGELALLTARLRDMEAVVEREVFTAEGAELVVSAPRDRLDAIAARLVDLTRGRTTPRRLD, translated from the coding sequence TTGAGCACGCCGCTGGACACGCTGGCCGCACCGTGGCGGCACGAGGAAGAGATCAAGAAGAGCCGCTTCGTCGCCCAGGCCTCGCCCGTCGACACGCCGGCCGCCGCGCTCGCGTGGCTCGAAACCGCCGGCGATCCGGCGGCGACGCACAACTGCTGGGCATACCGCATCGGCGACGCCTATCGCTTCAACGACGATGGCGAGCCCGGCGGTACCGCGGGGCGGCCGATCCTCGCGGCGATCGACGGCCAGGGCTGCGACCGCGTAGCGGTGCTGGTCACGCGCTGGTATGGCGGTATCAAGCTCGGGGTGGGCGGTCTCGCCCGCGCCTACGGTGGCAGCGCCGCCGAATGCCTCCGCCTGGCCCCGAGGACGCCCATCGTCGCGACCGGACGGCTGGCCCTGCGCTGCGAGTTCGGTGAACTGGCGCTCCTCACGGCCCGCCTGCGCGACATGGAGGCCGTCGTCGAGCGCGAGGTCTTCACGGCCGAAGGGGCGGAACTGGTCGTCTCCGCACCGCGGGACAGGCTGGACGCGATCGCGGCGCGGCTCGTCGACCTGACCCGCGGACGCACGACCCCGCGCCGCCTCGACTGA
- a CDS encoding RNA polymerase sigma factor: MDAPLADDGGLMLAWAGGDAAAFGELYARHKGPLYRFLLKTVKDRAIADELFQETWSRVIAARQRYRPDAKFGTWLLQIAHNLAVDTFRRQRPQAGAAETEAVFAAQAAPEREQPEHALSDFELRRRMQRAIESLSDEQRTAFVLRMENELSLEDIATVTGVGKETAKSRLRYAMVRIRELVAD; the protein is encoded by the coding sequence ATGGACGCACCCCTGGCCGACGACGGCGGTTTGATGCTCGCCTGGGCGGGCGGGGATGCGGCCGCCTTCGGCGAGCTTTATGCGCGGCACAAGGGCCCTCTCTACCGGTTCCTGCTGAAGACGGTGAAGGACCGGGCGATCGCGGACGAACTGTTCCAGGAGACCTGGAGCCGCGTGATCGCCGCCCGGCAGCGCTACCGGCCCGACGCGAAGTTCGGCACCTGGCTGCTGCAGATTGCGCACAACCTCGCCGTGGACACCTTCCGCCGGCAGCGGCCGCAGGCCGGCGCGGCGGAAACCGAGGCCGTGTTCGCTGCGCAGGCGGCGCCCGAGCGGGAGCAGCCCGAGCATGCGCTGTCGGATTTCGAACTGCGCCGGCGCATGCAGCGGGCGATCGAATCGCTTTCCGACGAACAGCGCACCGCGTTCGTGCTACGCATGGAGAACGAACTTTCCCTGGAGGACATCGCCACCGTGACCGGCGTCGGGAAGGAGACGGCGAAATCGCGCCTCCGCTACGCCATGGTCCGGATCCGAGAACTCGTTGCCGACTGA
- a CDS encoding vWA domain-containing protein: MNTLRVTLPLLFAGLVAGAGVLASDGPAARSPQARSLPETTADCMPGGGALYRRLAGRATSSVPAPPPMPVASPSPAPLLSPGVAPQAMAEAKLAAAPAGRFAPLPRDMPERENYAHRDANPVHLAATDPVSTFGLDVDTGSYTNVRRMLDEGRLPPADAVRTEEFINYFDYGYAPPTTKARPFSVTTELAPAPWNADRRLLLVGVQGYEVPAAEIPAANLVFLVDVSGSMDAPDKLPLLKASLRQIVPKLRARDRISLVTYAGATCVALPSTPGDQHARIVAAIDALGAGGSTNGAAGIDLAYAQAAKGFIKGGVNRVILATDGDFNVGTVGVKALSDRIAEKRKSGIALTTLGFGEGNYNDDMAVELADAGNGSHHYIDSLAEGRRVLVDEMSATLLTIAKDVKVQVEFNPAVVAEYRLVGYEKRVLAREDFNNDAVDAGDIGAGANVTALYEITLKGAKGARIAPLRYGAATESRGSGELAFLRLRYKAPGDGKSQLIEQPIPADVAPGASERLRFAAAVAAFAENLRGGKYADGFGYDKVATLARGALGADEGGYRAGMARLADIADAMQTPKAAMP, translated from the coding sequence ATGAACACGCTCCGTGTCACCCTGCCCCTGCTCTTCGCCGGCCTGGTCGCCGGTGCCGGCGTGCTCGCTTCCGACGGCCCCGCCGCCCGGTCGCCGCAGGCACGGTCCCTTCCGGAAACCACCGCGGACTGCATGCCCGGCGGCGGCGCCCTCTATCGCCGCCTGGCCGGCCGGGCCACATCGTCCGTCCCGGCACCGCCGCCGATGCCCGTGGCGTCCCCCAGTCCGGCGCCGCTCCTGTCGCCCGGGGTCGCGCCCCAGGCCATGGCCGAGGCCAAGCTGGCCGCCGCTCCCGCGGGCCGTTTTGCTCCGTTGCCGCGGGACATGCCCGAGCGCGAGAATTACGCGCATCGCGACGCGAATCCGGTGCACCTCGCCGCGACCGATCCCGTCTCCACCTTCGGCCTGGACGTCGACACCGGTTCGTACACGAACGTGCGCCGCATGCTCGACGAAGGCCGGTTGCCGCCGGCGGACGCCGTGCGCACCGAGGAATTCATCAACTACTTCGACTACGGCTATGCACCGCCGACGACGAAGGCCCGGCCCTTCAGCGTGACCACGGAACTGGCGCCGGCACCGTGGAACGCGGATCGCCGGTTGTTGCTCGTGGGCGTGCAGGGCTACGAAGTCCCCGCCGCGGAAATCCCGGCAGCGAACCTCGTCTTCCTCGTGGATGTCTCCGGTTCGATGGACGCGCCGGACAAGCTGCCGCTGCTGAAGGCCTCGCTGAGGCAGATCGTCCCGAAACTGCGTGCGCGGGACCGGATCTCGCTGGTGACCTACGCGGGAGCCACCTGCGTGGCGCTGCCCTCCACCCCCGGCGACCAGCACGCCAGGATCGTCGCCGCCATCGACGCACTCGGCGCCGGCGGTTCCACCAACGGCGCGGCGGGCATCGACCTCGCCTATGCGCAGGCCGCGAAGGGATTCATCAAGGGCGGGGTGAACCGCGTGATCCTCGCCACCGACGGGGACTTCAACGTCGGCACCGTGGGCGTCAAGGCGCTTTCCGACCGCATTGCCGAGAAGCGCAAGAGCGGTATCGCGCTGACGACCCTCGGCTTCGGCGAGGGCAACTACAACGACGACATGGCCGTGGAACTCGCCGATGCCGGCAACGGCAGCCACCATTACATCGACAGCCTCGCCGAGGGGCGTCGCGTGCTGGTGGACGAGATGTCCGCGACCCTCCTGACGATCGCGAAGGACGTGAAGGTCCAGGTCGAATTCAATCCCGCCGTGGTCGCGGAGTACCGCCTCGTCGGCTACGAGAAGCGCGTACTCGCACGCGAGGATTTCAACAACGACGCCGTGGACGCGGGCGACATCGGCGCGGGCGCGAACGTCACCGCGCTGTACGAGATCACCTTGAAAGGAGCGAAAGGCGCGCGCATCGCCCCCCTGCGCTACGGCGCGGCGACGGAAAGCCGCGGATCGGGTGAGCTTGCCTTCCTGCGGCTTCGCTACAAGGCACCCGGCGACGGCAAGAGCCAGCTGATCGAACAGCCGATCCCCGCGGACGTGGCGCCAGGCGCCAGCGAGCGCCTCCGCTTCGCGGCCGCCGTCGCCGCGTTCGCCGAGAACCTGCGCGGCGGCAAATACGCGGACGGGTTCGGTTACGACAAGGTGGCGACGCTCGCGCGCGGCGCGCTCGGCGCAGACGAAGGCGGATACCGTGCGGGCATGGCCAGGCTGGCGGATATCGCCGATGCCATGCAGACGCCAAAGGCCGCGATGCCGTAA
- a CDS encoding GGDEF domain-containing protein — protein sequence MKALVVAAAIVAIHAVGLTVLPVFGMTLSYTFFFSVAALAMVSVVVAWRRSGMPGDRRWWLLLASLALWTVGMSLSARQNYVLENSNPAPGDSMFFYILYVLPVLVAVSSAPVAARKKWAMAIDLVLATLLGVLFYIRTFSIVSVEGAIGTQAAVDVAYMLDFENACLAIAALLRYVATDRADDHFFFRGVTAFFVTYALSGYFYNHYVALGGHPEFGTSPWDTLLDLPFLVLFVAAVTHLPRRHWHPPVYLVRFVQSASPTFLAMSVLGFGLMVIPGYPVLGIGGAIAAVVGIGLRGTLAQVDLVEEEFRLARSRDELQGLVFVDSLTGLANRRALDERLLREWHRPGQQEPIALLMIDVDHFKEFNDRYGHLAGDDCLRSLAAALVGHGLRAGDFIARFGGEEFAVVAPGTPLPAAVALADALRKQVEALAIAHPLSPFGIVTISIGVAAAHATTESGPLDLLNAADRALYRAKQSGRNRVGSQDDARNNAVRLDGSRYLG from the coding sequence ATGAAAGCGCTTGTCGTCGCGGCGGCCATCGTCGCCATCCATGCGGTCGGGCTGACGGTATTGCCCGTATTCGGCATGACCCTCTCCTATACCTTCTTTTTCTCCGTCGCGGCCCTGGCCATGGTCAGCGTCGTGGTCGCGTGGCGACGGTCGGGCATGCCGGGCGACCGGCGCTGGTGGCTGCTACTCGCCAGCCTTGCCCTCTGGACGGTGGGCATGTCGCTTTCGGCGCGGCAAAACTACGTCCTGGAGAACTCCAATCCCGCGCCCGGCGACAGCATGTTCTTCTACATCCTGTACGTGCTGCCGGTGCTCGTGGCCGTCTCGTCCGCACCGGTGGCGGCACGCAAGAAGTGGGCGATGGCCATCGACCTGGTGCTGGCCACGCTGCTGGGCGTGCTTTTCTACATACGCACCTTCTCCATCGTCTCGGTCGAGGGCGCCATCGGCACCCAGGCGGCGGTGGACGTCGCGTACATGCTCGACTTCGAGAACGCCTGCCTGGCCATTGCCGCCCTGCTCCGCTACGTCGCGACCGATCGCGCGGACGACCACTTCTTCTTCCGCGGCGTCACGGCGTTCTTTGTCACCTATGCCCTGTCCGGCTACTTCTACAACCACTACGTGGCCCTCGGAGGGCATCCCGAATTCGGCACCTCGCCCTGGGACACACTGCTCGACCTGCCCTTCCTCGTGCTGTTCGTCGCCGCCGTGACGCACCTGCCGCGACGCCACTGGCATCCGCCGGTCTACCTCGTGCGCTTCGTGCAGAGCGCAAGCCCCACCTTCCTCGCGATGAGCGTGCTCGGCTTCGGGCTGATGGTGATCCCCGGCTATCCCGTCCTGGGCATTGGCGGCGCCATCGCGGCCGTCGTCGGCATCGGCCTCCGCGGCACCCTGGCCCAGGTGGACCTGGTGGAAGAGGAGTTCCGGCTCGCCCGCAGCCGCGACGAGCTGCAGGGCCTGGTGTTCGTCGACAGCCTCACCGGACTGGCCAACCGCCGGGCGCTCGACGAACGCCTGCTGCGCGAGTGGCACCGGCCGGGACAGCAGGAGCCCATCGCGCTGCTGATGATCGACGTCGACCATTTCAAGGAATTCAACGACCGTTACGGCCACCTCGCCGGCGACGACTGCCTGCGCTCGCTTGCCGCCGCGCTCGTCGGTCACGGCCTGCGCGCCGGCGACTTCATCGCCCGGTTCGGCGGCGAGGAATTTGCCGTGGTGGCGCCGGGCACCCCGTTGCCCGCGGCCGTCGCGCTCGCGGACGCCCTGCGGAAGCAGGTCGAAGCGTTGGCCATCGCCCATCCGTTGAGTCCCTTCGGCATCGTGACCATCAGCATTGGCGTCGCCGCGGCGCATGCCACGACCGAAAGCGGGCCGCTCGACCTCCTCAACGCGGCCGACCGTGCGCTGTATCGTGCCAAGCAGTCGGGCCGCAACCGCGTCGGCAGCCAGGACGACGCCCGCAACAACGCCGTGCGCCTCGACGGATCGCGCTACCTCGGTTAA
- a CDS encoding DUF427 domain-containing protein, with protein MSSRPVRIPGPDHPISVKPSGGRVVVRFGDRVVADTRNALVLREASYPPVFYIPREDADMAALRRTEHHTYCPYKGEASYFSLPGNEERSVNAIWSYEAPHDAVTPIRDHLAFYPDRVQIEHTPD; from the coding sequence ATGTCCTCACGTCCCGTCAGGATCCCCGGCCCCGATCACCCGATCTCGGTGAAGCCCTCCGGGGGCCGGGTGGTCGTCCGCTTCGGCGACCGCGTCGTCGCCGATACCCGTAACGCACTGGTCCTGCGCGAAGCCAGCTATCCGCCCGTGTTCTACATCCCCCGCGAGGATGCGGACATGGCCGCCCTGCGCCGGACCGAGCACCACACGTATTGTCCGTACAAGGGCGAGGCCTCGTATTTCAGCCTGCCCGGCAACGAGGAACGATCGGTCAACGCCATCTGGTCCTACGAGGCGCCGCACGACGCGGTCACCCCGATCCGCGACCACCTCGCCTTCTATCCGGACCGCGTGCAAATCGAGCACACGCCGGACTGA